The following are encoded together in the Deltaproteobacteria bacterium genome:
- a CDS encoding class I SAM-dependent methyltransferase, translating into MHLRIGAKKRMKEYNYWGERARSYDAATAHVVGEGTQRETKGWLLNQLQETDDVLELGCGTGQFSEAVAQKARHLTATEVASEMLDVAMRRLSPFANVIVQVEDCYRTTFPDGTFDVVFLGNVIHILGKPMQALTESRRVLKPGGRILVADATSCGMPFWSKLAMGIRYLKKFGLPPRENRIVGPGDVARWLEAAGFQVEESRLIQKETNVVCAKGRKQT; encoded by the coding sequence TTGCATCTTAGGATTGGGGCGAAAAAGCGCATGAAGGAATACAACTACTGGGGAGAAAGAGCGCGCAGTTATGATGCGGCGACGGCCCATGTGGTCGGTGAAGGCACCCAGCGGGAGACAAAGGGCTGGCTGTTAAACCAATTGCAGGAGACCGACGATGTTCTGGAGCTGGGCTGCGGGACCGGGCAGTTTTCCGAGGCTGTGGCTCAAAAGGCCCGACATCTCACGGCCACGGAAGTCGCATCGGAAATGCTGGATGTGGCAATGCGAAGGCTGTCGCCCTTCGCCAATGTGATCGTTCAAGTGGAAGACTGCTATCGGACCACCTTTCCCGACGGCACCTTTGATGTGGTCTTTTTGGGAAACGTCATTCACATCCTTGGGAAGCCGATGCAGGCATTGACCGAAAGCCGGCGGGTCCTCAAACCCGGAGGACGCATTTTGGTGGCAGACGCCACCTCCTGTGGCATGCCTTTCTGGTCCAAACTTGCCATGGGGATTCGTTATCTGAAGAAATTCGGCCTGCCCCCCAGGGAAAACCGCATCGTGGGTCCGGGTGATGTGGCCCGATGGCTTGAAGCTGCCGGGTTCCAGGTGGAAGAGTCG